The following coding sequences lie in one Sorex araneus isolate mSorAra2 chromosome 4, mSorAra2.pri, whole genome shotgun sequence genomic window:
- the LFNG gene encoding beta-1,3-N-acetylglucosaminyltransferase lunatic fringe, whose product MLKRCGRRLLLALAGALLAGLLVLTADPPPPPPPAEGARRALRSLEGPEGPEGPAGAAGARRRQVHGLSEYFGLLARARRDGAARPADGPPRAQGEPLAPRDVFIAVKTTKKFHRARLDLLLETWISRHKDMTFIFTDGDDELLDRHRANVVNTNCSAAHSRQALSCKMAVEYDRFVASGRKWFCHVDDDNYVNVRALLRLLAGFQHTQDVYIGKPSLDRPIQATERVGDNKLRPVHFWFATGGAGFCISRGLALKMSPWASGGHFLSTAERIRLPDDCTVGYIVEALLHVPLTRSGLFHSHLENLQQVPPSELHEQVTLSYGVFENKRNAVHIRGPFSVGADPSRFRSIHCHLYPDTPWCPRTAVF is encoded by the exons ATGCTCAAGCGCTGCGGCCGCCGCCTGCTGCTGGCGCTGGCGGGCGCTCTGCTGGCCGGGCTGCTGGTGCTCACGGCCGAcccgccgcctccgccgccgccAGCCGAGGGCGCCCGGCGCGCGCTGCGCAGCCTCGAGGGTCCCGAGGGTCCCGAGGGTCCCGCGGGCGCGGCCGGGGCGCGGCGCCGCCAGGTGCACGGCCTGTCCGAGTACTTCGGCCTGCTGGCCCGCGCACGCAGGGACGGGGCCGCGCGTCCCGCGGACGGGCCCCCGCGCGCCCAGGGGGAGCCGCTGGCGCCCCGCGACGTCTTCATCGCCGTCAAGACCACCAAGAAGTTCCACCGCGCGCGCCTGGACCTGCTGCTGGAGACGTGGATCTCGCGGCACAAGGACATG ACCTTCATTTTCACGGACGGAGATGACGAGCTCCTGGACAGGCACAGGG CCAACGTGGTGAACACCAACTGCTCGGCTGCGCACAGCCGCCAGGCCCTGTCCTGCAAGATGGCCGTGGAGTATGACCGCTTCGTGGCGTCGGGCAGGAA GTGGTTCTGCCACGTGGACGACGACAACTACGTGAATGTGCGTGCCCTGCTGCGGCTGCTGGCCGGCTTCCAGCACACGCAGGACGTGTACATCGGGAAGCCCAGCTTGGACAGGCCCATCCAGGCCACGGAGCGGGTGGGAGACAACAAGCTG CGTCCTGTGCACTTCTGGTTCGCCACGGGCGGGGCTGGCTTCTGCATCAGCCGGGGCTTGGCGCTGAAGATGAGCCCGTGGGCCAG CGGGGGCCACTTCCTGAGCACGGCCGAGCGGATCCGGCTGCCCGATGACTGCACGGTGGGCTACATCGTGGAGGCGCTGCTGCACGTGCCCCTCACCCGCAGCGGGCTCTTCCACTCGCACCTGGAGAACCTGCAGCAGGTGCCGCCCTCAGAGCTACATGAGCAG GTGACTCTGAGCTACGGAGTGTTCGAGAACAAGCGCAATGCCGTGCACATCAGGGGGCCCTTCTCCGTGGGCGCGGACCCCTCTAG GTTTCGCTCCATCCACTGCCACCTGTACCCGGACACGCCCTGGTGTCCCCGCACTGCTGTCTTCTAG
- the TTYH3 gene encoding protein tweety homolog 3 isoform X2 — MAGVGYAAPWWASLLHRLPHLDLRGEPTGSLFRPEDADYQQALLLLGATALACLALDLLFLLFYSFWLCCRRRKSDEHLDADCCCTAWCVIIATLVCSAGIAVGFYGNGETSDGVHRATYSLRHANRTVAGVQDRVWDTAAALNRSAEPSLQSLERQLATRPEPLRAVQRLQGLLGKLLAYTAAIPFWKNPSVSLEALAEHVDLYDWYRWLGYLGVLLLDVAICLLVLVGLIRSSKGILVGVCLLGVLALIISWGTLGLELAAAVGSSDFCVDPDTYVTRMVEEHWVLSGDILQYYLACSPRAANPFQQTLSGSHKALVEMQDVVAELLRTVPKENPATKDPLLRVQELLNGTEVNLQHLTALVDCRSLHLDYVQALTGLCCDGVEGLIYLTLFSFVTALMFSSIVCSIPHTWPHKRGPDEDGEEEAAPGPRRAHDSLYRVHMPSLYSCGSSYGSETSVPAAAHTVSNAPVTEYMSQNANFQSTRCENTPLIGRESPPPSYTSSMRAKYLATSQPRPDSSGSGH; from the exons GCACTGCTGCTGCTGGGGGCCACAGCGCTGGCCTGCCTCGCCCTGGatctcctcttcctgctcttctACTCCTTCTGGCTGTGCTGCCGGCGGCGCAAGAGCGATGAGCACCTGGACGCAGACTGCTGCTGCACGGCCTGGTGCGTCATCATCGCCACGCTGGTGTGCag CGCGGGCATCGCTGTGGGCTTCTACGGCAACGGGGAGACCAGCGACGGCGTCCACCGGGCCACGTACTCGCTGCGTCACGCCAACCGCACAGTGGCGGGGGTGCAGGACCGC gtgtgggaCACGGCGGCCGCCCTGAACCGCTCGGCGGAGCCCAGTCTGCAGAGCCTGGAGCGGCAGCTGGCCACGCGCCCCGAGCCCCTGCGCGCCGTCCAGCGGCTCCAGGGCCTGCTGGGGAAGCTGCTGGCCTACACTGCGGCCATCCCGTTTTGGAAGAACCCCTCGGTGTCGCTGGAGGCGCTGGCCGAGCACGTGGACCTCTACGACTGGTACAG GTGGCTGGGCTACTTGGGGGTCCTGCTGCTGGACGTGGCCATCTGCTTGCTGGTGCTCGTTGGCCTCATCCGCAGCTCCAAGGGCATCCtggtggg GGTCTGCCTGCTGGGGGTCTTGGCCCTCATCATCAGCTGGGGTACGCTGGGCTTGGAGCTGGCCGCCGCCGTG GGCTCCAGCGACTTCTGCGTGGACCCCGACACCTATGTCACACGCATGGTGGAGGAGCACTGGGTGCTGAGTGGGG ACATCCTGCAGTACTACCTGGCCTGCTCGCCGCGCGCCGCCAACCCCTTCCAGCAG ACGCTGTCGGGCAGCCACAAGGCGCTGGTGGAGATGCAGGACGTGGTGGCCGAGCTGCTGAGGACAGTCCCGAAGGAGAACCCCGCCACCAAG GACCCACTGCTGCGCGTCCAGGAGCTGCTGAACGGCACCGAGGTCAACCTGCAGCACCTCACGGCGCTGGTGGACTGCCGCAGCCTGCACCTG GACTACGTGCAGGCCCTCACGGGTCTCTGCTGCGACGGCGTGGAGGGCCTCATCTACCTGACGCTCTTCTCCTTCGTCACGGCCCTCATGTTCAGCTCCATCGTCTGCAGCATCCCCCACACCTGGCCGCACAAGAG AGGCCCTGATGAggacggggaggaggaggcagccccCGGCCCACGGCGGGCGCACGACAGCCTCTACCGCGTGCACATGCCGAGCTTGTACAGTTGCGGGAGCAGCTACGGCAGCGAGACCAGCGTCCCCGCCGCAGCCCACACAGTCAGCAACGCACCCGTCACCGAGTACAT GAGCCAGAATGCCAACTTCCAGAGCACCCGCTGTGAGAACACCCCCCTCATCGGGCGCGAGTCTCCGCCGCCCTCA TACACCTCCAGCATGAGAGCCAAATACCTCGCCACCAGCCAGCCGCGCCCCGACTCCAGTGGCAGTGGCCACTAG
- the TTYH3 gene encoding protein tweety homolog 3 isoform X1, with the protein MAGVGYAAPWWASLLHRLPHLDLRGEPTGSLFRPEDADYQQALLLLGATALACLALDLLFLLFYSFWLCCRRRKSDEHLDADCCCTAWCVIIATLVCSAGIAVGFYGNGETSDGVHRATYSLRHANRTVAGVQDRVWDTAAALNRSAEPSLQSLERQLATRPEPLRAVQRLQGLLGKLLAYTAAIPFWKNPSVSLEALAEHVDLYDWYRWLGYLGVLLLDVAICLLVLVGLIRSSKGILVGVCLLGVLALIISWGTLGLELAAAVGSSDFCVDPDTYVTRMVEEHWVLSGDILQYYLACSPRAANPFQQTLSGSHKALVEMQDVVAELLRTVPKENPATKDPLLRVQELLNGTEVNLQHLTALVDCRSLHLDYVQALTGLCCDGVEGLIYLTLFSFVTALMFSSIVCSIPHTWPHKRGPDEDGEEEAAPGPRRAHDSLYRVHMPSLYSCGSSYGSETSVPAAAHTVSNAPVTEYMSQNANFQSTRCENTPLIGRESPPPSRYLAALDSARHSGWQFQPLDSGRLRWWPQSDSTPPA; encoded by the exons GCACTGCTGCTGCTGGGGGCCACAGCGCTGGCCTGCCTCGCCCTGGatctcctcttcctgctcttctACTCCTTCTGGCTGTGCTGCCGGCGGCGCAAGAGCGATGAGCACCTGGACGCAGACTGCTGCTGCACGGCCTGGTGCGTCATCATCGCCACGCTGGTGTGCag CGCGGGCATCGCTGTGGGCTTCTACGGCAACGGGGAGACCAGCGACGGCGTCCACCGGGCCACGTACTCGCTGCGTCACGCCAACCGCACAGTGGCGGGGGTGCAGGACCGC gtgtgggaCACGGCGGCCGCCCTGAACCGCTCGGCGGAGCCCAGTCTGCAGAGCCTGGAGCGGCAGCTGGCCACGCGCCCCGAGCCCCTGCGCGCCGTCCAGCGGCTCCAGGGCCTGCTGGGGAAGCTGCTGGCCTACACTGCGGCCATCCCGTTTTGGAAGAACCCCTCGGTGTCGCTGGAGGCGCTGGCCGAGCACGTGGACCTCTACGACTGGTACAG GTGGCTGGGCTACTTGGGGGTCCTGCTGCTGGACGTGGCCATCTGCTTGCTGGTGCTCGTTGGCCTCATCCGCAGCTCCAAGGGCATCCtggtggg GGTCTGCCTGCTGGGGGTCTTGGCCCTCATCATCAGCTGGGGTACGCTGGGCTTGGAGCTGGCCGCCGCCGTG GGCTCCAGCGACTTCTGCGTGGACCCCGACACCTATGTCACACGCATGGTGGAGGAGCACTGGGTGCTGAGTGGGG ACATCCTGCAGTACTACCTGGCCTGCTCGCCGCGCGCCGCCAACCCCTTCCAGCAG ACGCTGTCGGGCAGCCACAAGGCGCTGGTGGAGATGCAGGACGTGGTGGCCGAGCTGCTGAGGACAGTCCCGAAGGAGAACCCCGCCACCAAG GACCCACTGCTGCGCGTCCAGGAGCTGCTGAACGGCACCGAGGTCAACCTGCAGCACCTCACGGCGCTGGTGGACTGCCGCAGCCTGCACCTG GACTACGTGCAGGCCCTCACGGGTCTCTGCTGCGACGGCGTGGAGGGCCTCATCTACCTGACGCTCTTCTCCTTCGTCACGGCCCTCATGTTCAGCTCCATCGTCTGCAGCATCCCCCACACCTGGCCGCACAAGAG AGGCCCTGATGAggacggggaggaggaggcagccccCGGCCCACGGCGGGCGCACGACAGCCTCTACCGCGTGCACATGCCGAGCTTGTACAGTTGCGGGAGCAGCTACGGCAGCGAGACCAGCGTCCCCGCCGCAGCCCACACAGTCAGCAACGCACCCGTCACCGAGTACAT GAGCCAGAATGCCAACTTCCAGAGCACCCGCTGTGAGAACACCCCCCTCATCGGGCGCGAGTCTCCGCCGCCCTCA CGCTACCTGGCGGCCCTGGACTCTGCCCGACACTCGGGCTGGCAGTTCCAGCCCCTGGACAGTGGCCGACTGCGGTGGTGGCCTCAGAGCGACAG TACACCTCCAGCATGA